One Colius striatus isolate bColStr4 chromosome 8, bColStr4.1.hap1, whole genome shotgun sequence genomic region harbors:
- the OIT3 gene encoding oncoprotein-induced transcript 3 protein isoform X1, whose protein sequence is MSGAVEVGSLSQGFCKVKNRNRNCFSFLATIRQQPDLIAICCLSSFTAYSALDPCSAYISLNEPWRNTDHQINGSHGQPTCDSQIDGEWYRFTGMAGDAMPTFCIPENHCGTHAPIWLNGSHPREADGIVPRQACASFNGNCCLWNTTIDVKACPGGYYVYHLTKPSVCFHAYCGHFYDICDVVDCQGQCLDTGDCTCSPGTTLGPDGQTCLDENECEQNNGGCSEFCVNLKNSYRCECGIGRTLGSDGKTCEEIEGCHNNNGGCSHTCIEVENTYQCECPRGLVLSEDNHTCQVPVLCKSSSIEVSIPKDLVGGLDLSLINTSCKGVSNGTHVNIHFSLKSCGTVVDVINDKIIATNLVTGLPKQTPGSNGDIIVRTSKLLIPVTCEFPRRYTISEGYVPNLKNSPLEIMSRNQGIFPFTLEIFKDKDFDEPYRGTLPTLKLRDSLYFGIEPLVHVSGLETLVESCFATPTSKIDEILKYYLIQDGCVSDDSVKQYTSKDHLAKHFQVPVFKFVGKDNKEVFLHCRILVCGALDESSRCAQGCRRRVRRGAQAEEEEEESVHVANHILTGGPIRIDFDD, encoded by the exons GGCTCTCTATCACAAGGATTCTGTAAAgtcaagaacagaaacagaaattgtttttcattccttgcAACTATCAGGCAACAACCTGATTTGATAGCTATTTGCTGTCTCTCGTCTTTTACTGCATACTCAGCCCTGGACCCCTGCTCTGCCTACATCAGCCTGAATGAGCCCTGGAGGAACACGGATCATCAGATCAACGGTTCCCATGGACAGCCGACGTGCGACAGCCAGATCGACGGGGAGTGGTACCGCTTCACAGGCATGGCTGGCGACGCCATGCCCACCTTCTGCATCCCGGAGAACCACTGCGGCACCCACGCGCCCATCTGGCTGAACGGCAGCCACCCGCGGGAGGCCGACGGCATCGTCCCGCGTCAGGCCTGCGCCAGCTTCAACGGCAACTGCTGCCTCTGGAACACCACCATCGACGTCAAGGCCTGCCCGGGTGGCTACTACGTGTATCACTTAACCAAGCCCAGCGTTTGCTTCCACGCGTACTGCGGGC ATTTTTATGACATCTGTGATGTGGTGGATTGCCAGGGTCAGTGCCTGGACACTGGTGACTGCACATGTTCCCCAGGGACAACACTGGGACCTGACGGACAGACGTGTCTCG atgaaaatgaaTGTGAGCAGAACAACGGAGGCTGCAGTGAATTTTGTGTTAACCTGAAGAACTCCTACCGCTGTGAGTGTGGCATCGGGCGCACACTGGGAAGCGATGGGAAAACCTGTGAAG aaattGAAGGCTGTCACAACAACAATGGAGGCTGCAGCCATACCTGTATTGAAGTAGAAAATACATACCAATGTGAATGTCCAAGGGGGCTTGTTCTGTCAGAAGACAACCACACTTGCCAAG TTCCAGTGCTGTGCAAATCCAGCTCTATTGAGGTGAGCATCCCAAAGGACCTGGTTGGAGGCCTGGACCTTTCCCTCATCAACACTTCATGCAAAGGAGTATCCAATGGTACTCATGTCAACATCCATTTCTCCTTGAAGTCCTGCGGCACTGTTGTAGAT GTAATAAATGATAAAATCATTGCCACCAATCTGGTGACTGGCTTGCCAAAGCAGACTCCAGGGAGCAACGGGGACATCATTGTGCGCACCAGCAAACTGCTGATCCCGGTGACATGTGAGTTCCCACGCCGCTACACCATCTCGGAAGGTTACGTGCCCAACCTCAAGAACTCACCCTTGGAGATCATGAGCCGCAACCAGGGCATCTTTCCCTTcactctggagatcttcaaagaCAAAGACTTTGATGAACCCTACAGGGGTACTCTTCCTACCCTCAAGCTTCGGGACTCTCTGTACTTCGGCATTGAACCCTTGGTACATGTCAGTGGATTAGAGACATTGGTAGAGAGCTGCTTTGCCACTCCCACCTCAAAAATTGATGAGATCCTGAAGTACTACCTGATTCAAGATGG cTGTGTTTCTGATGATTCGGTGAAGCAGTACACGTCAAAGGACCATCTTGCCAAGCATTTCCAGGTGCCTGTTTTCAAGTTTGTGGGCAAAGACAACAAG GAGGTGTTCTTGCATTGCCGCATCCTGGTGTGCGGGGCACTGGACGAGAGCTCTcgctgtgcccagggctgccGGAGGCGGGTGCGCCGGGGGGCTCAGgcggaggaagaggaggaggaatctGTTCACGTGGCAAACCACATCCTGACGGGCGGCCCCATCAGAATCGACTTTGATGACTAA
- the OIT3 gene encoding oncoprotein-induced transcript 3 protein isoform X3, protein MAGDAMPTFCIPENHCGTHAPIWLNGSHPREADGIVPRQACASFNGNCCLWNTTIDVKACPGGYYVYHLTKPSVCFHAYCGHFYDICDVVDCQGQCLDTGDCTCSPGTTLGPDGQTCLDENECEQNNGGCSEFCVNLKNSYRCECGIGRTLGSDGKTCEEIEGCHNNNGGCSHTCIEVENTYQCECPRGLVLSEDNHTCQVPVLCKSSSIEVSIPKDLVGGLDLSLINTSCKGVSNGTHVNIHFSLKSCGTVVDVINDKIIATNLVTGLPKQTPGSNGDIIVRTSKLLIPVTCEFPRRYTISEGYVPNLKNSPLEIMSRNQGIFPFTLEIFKDKDFDEPYRGTLPTLKLRDSLYFGIEPLVHVSGLETLVESCFATPTSKIDEILKYYLIQDGCVSDDSVKQYTSKDHLAKHFQVPVFKFVGKDNKEVFLHCRILVCGALDESSRCAQGCRRRVRRGAQAEEEEEESVHVANHILTGGPIRIDFDD, encoded by the exons ATGGCTGGCGACGCCATGCCCACCTTCTGCATCCCGGAGAACCACTGCGGCACCCACGCGCCCATCTGGCTGAACGGCAGCCACCCGCGGGAGGCCGACGGCATCGTCCCGCGTCAGGCCTGCGCCAGCTTCAACGGCAACTGCTGCCTCTGGAACACCACCATCGACGTCAAGGCCTGCCCGGGTGGCTACTACGTGTATCACTTAACCAAGCCCAGCGTTTGCTTCCACGCGTACTGCGGGC ATTTTTATGACATCTGTGATGTGGTGGATTGCCAGGGTCAGTGCCTGGACACTGGTGACTGCACATGTTCCCCAGGGACAACACTGGGACCTGACGGACAGACGTGTCTCG atgaaaatgaaTGTGAGCAGAACAACGGAGGCTGCAGTGAATTTTGTGTTAACCTGAAGAACTCCTACCGCTGTGAGTGTGGCATCGGGCGCACACTGGGAAGCGATGGGAAAACCTGTGAAG aaattGAAGGCTGTCACAACAACAATGGAGGCTGCAGCCATACCTGTATTGAAGTAGAAAATACATACCAATGTGAATGTCCAAGGGGGCTTGTTCTGTCAGAAGACAACCACACTTGCCAAG TTCCAGTGCTGTGCAAATCCAGCTCTATTGAGGTGAGCATCCCAAAGGACCTGGTTGGAGGCCTGGACCTTTCCCTCATCAACACTTCATGCAAAGGAGTATCCAATGGTACTCATGTCAACATCCATTTCTCCTTGAAGTCCTGCGGCACTGTTGTAGAT GTAATAAATGATAAAATCATTGCCACCAATCTGGTGACTGGCTTGCCAAAGCAGACTCCAGGGAGCAACGGGGACATCATTGTGCGCACCAGCAAACTGCTGATCCCGGTGACATGTGAGTTCCCACGCCGCTACACCATCTCGGAAGGTTACGTGCCCAACCTCAAGAACTCACCCTTGGAGATCATGAGCCGCAACCAGGGCATCTTTCCCTTcactctggagatcttcaaagaCAAAGACTTTGATGAACCCTACAGGGGTACTCTTCCTACCCTCAAGCTTCGGGACTCTCTGTACTTCGGCATTGAACCCTTGGTACATGTCAGTGGATTAGAGACATTGGTAGAGAGCTGCTTTGCCACTCCCACCTCAAAAATTGATGAGATCCTGAAGTACTACCTGATTCAAGATGG cTGTGTTTCTGATGATTCGGTGAAGCAGTACACGTCAAAGGACCATCTTGCCAAGCATTTCCAGGTGCCTGTTTTCAAGTTTGTGGGCAAAGACAACAAG GAGGTGTTCTTGCATTGCCGCATCCTGGTGTGCGGGGCACTGGACGAGAGCTCTcgctgtgcccagggctgccGGAGGCGGGTGCGCCGGGGGGCTCAGgcggaggaagaggaggaggaatctGTTCACGTGGCAAACCACATCCTGACGGGCGGCCCCATCAGAATCGACTTTGATGACTAA
- the OIT3 gene encoding oncoprotein-induced transcript 3 protein isoform X2, translating into MFQYLFFSVCFVIQLQPVSLMALDPCSAYISLNEPWRNTDHQINGSHGQPTCDSQIDGEWYRFTGMAGDAMPTFCIPENHCGTHAPIWLNGSHPREADGIVPRQACASFNGNCCLWNTTIDVKACPGGYYVYHLTKPSVCFHAYCGHFYDICDVVDCQGQCLDTGDCTCSPGTTLGPDGQTCLDENECEQNNGGCSEFCVNLKNSYRCECGIGRTLGSDGKTCEEIEGCHNNNGGCSHTCIEVENTYQCECPRGLVLSEDNHTCQVPVLCKSSSIEVSIPKDLVGGLDLSLINTSCKGVSNGTHVNIHFSLKSCGTVVDVINDKIIATNLVTGLPKQTPGSNGDIIVRTSKLLIPVTCEFPRRYTISEGYVPNLKNSPLEIMSRNQGIFPFTLEIFKDKDFDEPYRGTLPTLKLRDSLYFGIEPLVHVSGLETLVESCFATPTSKIDEILKYYLIQDGCVSDDSVKQYTSKDHLAKHFQVPVFKFVGKDNKEVFLHCRILVCGALDESSRCAQGCRRRVRRGAQAEEEEEESVHVANHILTGGPIRIDFDD; encoded by the exons ATGTTCCagtacttgtttttttctgtctgcttcGTCATCCAGTTGCAGCCAGTGTCTTTGATGG CCCTGGACCCCTGCTCTGCCTACATCAGCCTGAATGAGCCCTGGAGGAACACGGATCATCAGATCAACGGTTCCCATGGACAGCCGACGTGCGACAGCCAGATCGACGGGGAGTGGTACCGCTTCACAGGCATGGCTGGCGACGCCATGCCCACCTTCTGCATCCCGGAGAACCACTGCGGCACCCACGCGCCCATCTGGCTGAACGGCAGCCACCCGCGGGAGGCCGACGGCATCGTCCCGCGTCAGGCCTGCGCCAGCTTCAACGGCAACTGCTGCCTCTGGAACACCACCATCGACGTCAAGGCCTGCCCGGGTGGCTACTACGTGTATCACTTAACCAAGCCCAGCGTTTGCTTCCACGCGTACTGCGGGC ATTTTTATGACATCTGTGATGTGGTGGATTGCCAGGGTCAGTGCCTGGACACTGGTGACTGCACATGTTCCCCAGGGACAACACTGGGACCTGACGGACAGACGTGTCTCG atgaaaatgaaTGTGAGCAGAACAACGGAGGCTGCAGTGAATTTTGTGTTAACCTGAAGAACTCCTACCGCTGTGAGTGTGGCATCGGGCGCACACTGGGAAGCGATGGGAAAACCTGTGAAG aaattGAAGGCTGTCACAACAACAATGGAGGCTGCAGCCATACCTGTATTGAAGTAGAAAATACATACCAATGTGAATGTCCAAGGGGGCTTGTTCTGTCAGAAGACAACCACACTTGCCAAG TTCCAGTGCTGTGCAAATCCAGCTCTATTGAGGTGAGCATCCCAAAGGACCTGGTTGGAGGCCTGGACCTTTCCCTCATCAACACTTCATGCAAAGGAGTATCCAATGGTACTCATGTCAACATCCATTTCTCCTTGAAGTCCTGCGGCACTGTTGTAGAT GTAATAAATGATAAAATCATTGCCACCAATCTGGTGACTGGCTTGCCAAAGCAGACTCCAGGGAGCAACGGGGACATCATTGTGCGCACCAGCAAACTGCTGATCCCGGTGACATGTGAGTTCCCACGCCGCTACACCATCTCGGAAGGTTACGTGCCCAACCTCAAGAACTCACCCTTGGAGATCATGAGCCGCAACCAGGGCATCTTTCCCTTcactctggagatcttcaaagaCAAAGACTTTGATGAACCCTACAGGGGTACTCTTCCTACCCTCAAGCTTCGGGACTCTCTGTACTTCGGCATTGAACCCTTGGTACATGTCAGTGGATTAGAGACATTGGTAGAGAGCTGCTTTGCCACTCCCACCTCAAAAATTGATGAGATCCTGAAGTACTACCTGATTCAAGATGG cTGTGTTTCTGATGATTCGGTGAAGCAGTACACGTCAAAGGACCATCTTGCCAAGCATTTCCAGGTGCCTGTTTTCAAGTTTGTGGGCAAAGACAACAAG GAGGTGTTCTTGCATTGCCGCATCCTGGTGTGCGGGGCACTGGACGAGAGCTCTcgctgtgcccagggctgccGGAGGCGGGTGCGCCGGGGGGCTCAGgcggaggaagaggaggaggaatctGTTCACGTGGCAAACCACATCCTGACGGGCGGCCCCATCAGAATCGACTTTGATGACTAA